GCTTTTCAGGCATGTCAGGAAAACCGCGCCGGAGGCGTTGCAGGAGGTTGCGGGAAAGATCGCGCTCCGCGACGACGAACCGGCTCGCTGGCTCGAGATCAGCCGTAAGCTCAAATTCAGCCAGGAGGCCGAAACGGGTCTGGTCGAGCAGTTCGACGGCTACTTCGATCTCAAGGATCGCGTGATCGAACGCTACGACCGTTCGGGCAATCCGGTGCTTCCGGCGGGCGTGACCTACCGGAACATCGGACGCACCCGGCTCATCAAGCAGGCCGATGTGCTGCTTATGATGCTGCTCTTCCCTCATTCGTTCAGTTTCGAGGAGAAAAAGGTCAACTACGACTTCTATGAACCGCGCACGGTGCACAAGTCCTCCCTGAGCCATTGTACCTACGCCATGATGGGGCTTGCCGTCTCCGAGCGCAACAATGCTTACCGCTACTTCATGAAGACCGCGCAGTTCGACCTCGAAAACCTGCACAACAACACCGAGCTCGGCATCCACGCGGCTTCGGTTGGCGGAAGCTGGCAGACGGTCATTCACGGTTTTGCGGGACTGACGCTCAAATCCGACCGCATCGTGATCAATCCGTGGCTGCCAAAAAAATGGGAGCGCCTGTCGTTCAGGGTGCGGTGGCGCGAACGCGATGTTTATCTCGATATCACCCATAGCGAGGTGTCGATAAGGATCGATGCTGTTTCGGATGTGACGCTGCCCTGCACGCTGTACGGCCAAAATTACAAAATCAGGACAAACAAGCCCTATACCCTTCAATACTGTCTGTCAAAATGACGAAAAGGCCACTTCCATGAAAAAGCTTAGAATTGCGCAGGTTTCCCCCCTGATTGAAAGCGTGCCGCCGAAGAAATATGGGGGCACGGAGCGGGTTGTTTACTACCTCACCGAGGGGCTGGTCGAGCGGGGCCATGAGGTGACGCTGTTTGCCTCTGGGGACTCCGCCACCAGTGCCCGCCTGATTGCGCCGGTGAAAGAGAGCCTCCGGCTTGGGCGGAAAATCCATTCGACCACCATCATGCACATGCTGATGCTCTCGAAGGTGTACGAAGAGATGGCCGGGGAGTTCGACATCATCCATTCGCATCTCGAATATCTGACCCTGCCTTATGCCAGCTGTTCCCGGACGCCGACGGTGCTGACCATGCATGGACGGCTCGATCTTCCTGACTATGCTGACATTCTGAAGCGATACAGCTCTATGGCTTGGGTGTCGATCAGCGACTCGCAGCGCGCGCCGGTGCCGGATATCAACTGGGTCGGCACGATCTATCACGGCTATCCGGAGAATCTGTTCGAATTCAATCCCGATCCGGAAGACTACTTTCTCTACCTCGGTCGTTTTTCGGAGGAGAAGCGGCCCGACGAGGCGATCCGGCTGGCAAGGGCGTGCAAAATTCACCTCAAGCTGGCCGCCAAGATCGATACCGCCGACAAGGCATATTTCAAAGCCAAAGTCGAACCGCTACTTGACAGTCCCTATATCGAATATGTCGGCGAGGTGGGCGACAGCCGGAAAGGGGAACTGCTCAGGAACGCCAAAGCGCTGCTTAACACCATCGACTGGCCCGAGCCGTTCGGACTGGTGATGATCGAAGCGCTCGCCTGCGGCACGCCGGTCATCGTGCGGCGCTGCGGCTCCAGCCCTGAGGTGATTACTCACGGCGTCACCGGTTTTATTTGTGATAGCCAGCTCGATTTCATCAGGGCGATCCACAATATTGGCACGATTTCACGAATTGCGTGCAGGCGTGAATTCGAGCAGCGCTTTACCCTCCGTCACATGGTTGACAATTATGAAACCCTGTACCGAAAAGTCATTGCTGCTTCATCGGCCACTGATTCACTCTCTTCGCTGCCATAGCCAAACAATGGTCAGGAGCTACCTCTCGAAGCTCAATTTTGATCTTGCAGGAACGGCTCGAAAAGTTATTATGATGGATGACGTGCCGGGACGGAGGATGATTTCCGCGCCGTCCGGCGATTGCAACCTGACTTGAGAAGCGCCTTGGAGTTCGTTCATCTTCACACCCACACCCACTATTCGATGCAGAGCAGCCCGATCTTTCCGGGCGATCTTTTCGCGGCCTGTAAAAAGCAGGGTATGACGGCGGTTGCCGTGACCGATTACGGTGCGATGTTTAACATGCCGGAGCTGTTCGGTCAGGCGAAGAAGGCTGAGGTGAAGCTGATCATGGGGGCGGAGATTTATCTGGCTGGCACCGGCTCGCGTGACAGCGGCAAACCGGCTACGCTCATCCTGCTCATTCGCGACGACATCGGTTACCGCAACATGTGCGTCATCCTGTCACGGGCAGCGCGGGACGGCTTTTCCAACGGGTTACCGCACGTGGATCGCTCCGTGCTCGAAGAGTGCCGCGACGGGCTGGTCTGCCTCTCGGCGGCGCACTCCGGCCTGATTGGTCGCGCGCTGCTCTCCGGCAATGAAACCGAAGCTGCGAATTTCGCGAACTATTATCGCGATCTTTATGGCGAGCACTTCTACCTCGAACTCCAGAAGCATGGTGCGCCGTACGAGGAGCAGCTCGTGCCGGGCACCATCCGCCTCTCGGAACAGCTCGGCATTCCGCTCGTGGCGACCAACAACGTGCACTACCTCGACCGGCGTGACTCGGGCTGCTACCGCGCCATGATCGCCAACCGCACCAAGCAGCGGCTCAACAGCCAGAATCTTCAATGCCTCCCAGGCCACGAGAACTACTTCAAGTCGGCTGCGGAGATGAGCTTGCTCTTCGACAACGCTCATGGCGAACTCGACAACACGGTGAAGATTGCCGAGGCCTGCTCCTACACCTTCATCAACAAGGATCCGCATTTGCCGAAATTCCCGCTTCCCGAAGGTTTCGACAGCGAGAAGGAGTATCTGCGCCACCTGACCTGGGAAGGGGCAAAGGAGAAGTACGGCGCAGCGGATGGCACAATTCCGGAGGAGGTGAAGGCGCGCATCGAACTGGAACTTGGCGTCATCGAGAAGATGGGTTACAGCGCCTACTTCCTGATCGTCAGCGATCTCATCGCCGCGTCGCGAAAAATGGGCTACTCGGTCGGCCCCGGACGCGGCTCGGCGGCGGGCAGCATCATCGCCTACCTGACTGGCATCACCCGGATCGATCCGTTGAAGTACAAGCTGCTGTTTGAGCGCTTCCTCAATCCGGAGCGTATTTCAATGCCCGATATCGATATCGATTTTACGCCGGTCGGCAAGCAGAAGGTTCTCGATTACACTGTGCAGAAGTATGGTGCAGAGAGCGTGGCGAAGGTTGTCGCCATCGGTACGCTTGGCGCAAAGGCGGCCATCCGCGATGCAGGGCGCGTGCTCGACGTGCCGCTCAAGGCGGTCGACCAGCTCGCCAAGCTGGTGCCGTCGAGGCCGGGCACGTCGCTCGAAGACGCCTTCCGTGAGGTCAAGGAGCTGAAGCGGCTCGTCGATACCGATCCGCAGTACCAGCAGCTCGTGCAGTACGCGCGGGCGATGGAGGGGCGGGCGCGTAACGTCTCGATGCACGCGGGTGCGGTGGTCATCACCGATGGCGCGCTCGAAGAACAGGTGCCGCTCTACGTTTCCAACAAGATTGAAACCGAGGAGCGCAAGTACGCCGACGAGTTCGATCAGAACGACATCGACGGCACGAAGGCCGAAAGCAGCGACGAGAAGCAGGTCGTCACCCAGTTCGACAAGAACTGCATCGAGCAGGCGGGCCTGCTCAAGATCGACTACCTCGGCCTCGAAACCCTCGCCGTGATCGATGAAACCCTGCGGCTCATCAAGAAGCGCCACGGCATCGACATCGATCTCGAAAAGGTGCCGATGGATGACCGCAAGACCTTCCGCATCTTTCAGGAGGGCAAGATGGCCGGCATCTTCCAGTTCGAGTCCTCCGGGATGCAGAGCTACATGATGCGCCTTCAGCCAACCACCATCGGCGACATCATCGCCATGAGCGCCCTCTACCGTCCGGGCGCGCTCAACGCCGTGATCGACGAGCACCGCAACGCGGTCGATCTGTTCATTGACCGCAAGCACGGTCGCGAGGAGATCGACTACATGCACCCGATGCTCGAGGAGATTCTCAAGGAGACTTACGGCGTCATCGTCTATCAGGAGCAGGTGATGCAGATTTCGCAGGTGATGGGGCGCTTCTCGCTTGGTAAGGCGGATAACCTACGCAAGGCGATGGGTAAGAAGGATCCGAAGCTGATGCAGAAGTTCAAGGAGGAGTTTGTCGAGGGCGCGGCGAGCATCGATGTCAACAAGGCGCTCGCCACGCGCATCTTCGACCTGATGGCCGAGTTCGCGGGCTACGGTTTCAATAAGAGCCACTCGGCGGCTTACGGCGTACTGGCCTACTGGACGGCCTATCTCAAGGCGCACTACACCATCGAGTTCATCACGGCGATTCTGAACAGCGAGATCGGCGACACTGAGCGCATGAAGCATCTTACCGACGAGGCCAAGGGGTTTGGCATCTTTATGCTTCCGCCGTCGATCAACAAAAGCGACGCGCTCTTCTCGGTTGAAGAGCACAAGGGGCGGCCTTGCATCCGCGTCGGCCTTAGCGCTATCAAGCAGGTGGGAGGGGGAGCGAGAGCGGTGGTGGCTGCGAGACTGCGGCGCGATGGCAAACCCTTCCTCAACCTTTTCGATCTAACCGCCTCGGTTGATCTTCGCGCCATGAACCGCAAGGCGCTCGAATGCCTTATTCAGGCCGGAGCGCTCGACGAGATCGATCCCAACAGGGGTAAGTTGCTTGCCAACGTTGACAAGGCGATCAAGTTCGGGCAGATTCAGAACAAGGCGGTGACGCTTGGCCAGGGAGGCTTTTTCAACGATGACTTCAGCGACGGGCAGGCGGGCGTACACTATCCCGACCTCGACAACGCCGAGCCGATGCCGGAGAGCGAGAAGCTTCAGTACGAGAAGCGGCTGGTCGGCTTCTACCTGAGCCACCATCCGCTCGACCGCTTCCGGCGCGACTGGGAGGCCTTCGCCAGCCTCACGCTCGACAAGCGCGACGTGACGCCGTCAAAGCTCTACAAGGCGATTGGCGTGATCGTTTCGGTCAAGCCCTATCAGGATCGCAAAGGCAAGCAGATGCTCTTCGGCGTGCTTGAAGATTTCACCGGCAAGGCGGACTTCACGGTTTTCGCCAGCGTTTACGAGCAGTATCACCATATGCTCAAAACAGACGAGGTGGTGATGCTCAGCGTTGAAGCCGAGGTGAAGGACGGCGGCCTTAAGCTGCTGGTGCGCGAGGTCGCGCCGCTCAAGAAGGTGCGCTCCGCACTGGTCAAAAAGGTGGTGCTGCGTATCGATGCCGACGACGCCAGTCAGCTCGGCAAGCTGCAACAGGTGCGCGAAATTTTCGAGAAGCACAAAGGTGGCACGCCGGTCGATTTCGAGGTGCGTGCCACCATCGGATCGTGCAACGAAACCCTGAAGCTCTTTGCCCGCAACACGCCAATCGAGGCCGATGACGAGGTGCTCGACCAGCTCGAAGAGATTCTCGGGCCGGATAATGTTAGAATTACGGGATAAATTTCAGGCATTTGTTGCCAAGTTGCATTTTATTCAATTATATTTGCACAGAGTAATGGTATGTCTCTTATCAATTGTTAACCCTTTATTTGAGAACTTATGAGTGGAAAATATTTCGAGGCGACTGACCAGAATTTTCAGGCAGAAATTCTTAATTCCGATAAAGTTGCGCTGGTCGATTTCTGGGCTGCATGGTGTGGTCCGTGCATGATGCTCGGCCCGGTCATCGAGGAACTTGCCGGTGATTACGAAGGCAAAGCCATCATCGCCAAACTCAACGTCGATGAGAACCCGAACACCGCCGGCCAGTACGGCATCCGCAGCATTCCCACCATGCTGATCATCAAGGGTGGCAAGGTTGTTGACCAGATGGTTGGCGCTCTGCCTAAGAACATGATCGCCAAGAAGCTCGACGAGCATATCGGCTGATCTTCCATCCGTTTCTATTCTTTGCTATCCCGGTTCAAGCCGGGATAGTTTTGTTATAATCCCAACCCTACCTCCCGGAGACAAACGATGGACAAAGATATCAGGGACGTCGTCATCATCGGAACCGGCCCTGCCGGATATACTTCTGCCATTTACACCGGACGGGCCAATCTCAAGCCGCTGGTCATCGAGGGGCCCCAGCCCGGCGGGCAGCTCATGATTACCACCGATATCGAGAACTTTCCCGGTTTTCCCGAAGGCATTCCCGGCCCGGAGCTGATGGGCAGAATGCGTGAACAGGCAGCACGTTTTGGCGTCGAGTTCCAGTTTGGCAGCATCACTGAAGTCGATGTGTCGCGCAGTCCCTTCTCTCTGATGCTCGACAATGGCCAGGAGATTCTCGCCAGAACGCTCATTATTGCCACCGGGGCGAACGCCAAATGGCTTGGCATCGAATCGGAGGAGAAGTACCGCGGGCGCGGCGTATCGGCGTGTGCAACCTGCGACGGATTCTTTTTTCGCAACTGCCGCGTGTTCGTGGTTGGCGGTGGCGATACGGCGATGGAGGAGGCGCTTTACCTCACCAAGTTCGCTTCGGAGGTTGTGCTGGTGCATCGCCGCGAGGAGTTCCGCGCTTCCAAGATCATGAGCCTGCGGGCGAGCAAGAACGAGAAGATCACCACGATGCTCAACCAGGTGGTCGATGAGATTCTCGGTGACGATATGAAGGTGACCGGCATCAGGCTCAAAAACGTCAAGACCGGCGAGCTGACCGAACATGCCTGTGATGGCGTTTTCATAGCGATCGGCCATGAGCCGAACGCCAAACTTTTCAAAGGCCAGCTCGACATGGACGATTACGGCTACATTCTCACCAAAGATCACTCCACAGAGACCAGTGTCAAAGGCGTTTTCGCCTGCGGCGACGTGCAGGACTTCACATACCGCCAGGCTGTTACTGCCGTCGGCACCGGCTGCATGGCCGCCATCGAAGCCGAACGGTTCCTCGAATCGATACGTTGACCGTTATCCCTTGTCCGGCAAAACCGGGGTTTTGAAGCTCCCGGTTTTGCCTTGCTTTTGCTTTGCCTGAAGCGGTCTCGGTTCAGCCTCCCAACGTAAAGGGTTTTATCGCAATTAGCTTGTCCTGGGTTGTATGCCTGCCGGTGCGTTGAGTAGTATATTTACTCCTGTCCGTCGGCAGAGTGAGTAAGTGATGATATTCTGCGTCATAGCAGAGTCTTTCTGTTTGTCTTAAAGGGATTTTCGTTTGTCAGGCAAGGGAGAGCTTTTCTTTTTTTGTGTTTTGAGCGTATTAACAATAACAGCTTATCAGCTATGGTTCGTTTTATAGAACTGGTTCGGCATTGTCTGCTGGATGTCAGGGAAATCCTGCCGTGGGACCTTGTGGATCGTTTGAAAGAGAATCCCGGCCTGCTCATTCTCGATGTTCGTGAGCCGAACGAATTTGATGCCATGCACATTGCCGGTTCTCTCAACGTGCCGCGCGGCATACTCGAGTCGGCCTGCGAATGGGACTTCGAAGAGACGGAGCCTGAACTGGTCAATGCACGGCAGCGCGAAATAGTGGTGGTTTGCCGGTCGGGCCATCGCAGCATTCTTGCCTCGCATTCACTGCAAGTACTGGGTTATGAAAACGTCGTTTCGCTCAAATCGGGACTGCGCGGCTGGAACGACTACGAGGAGCCGCTGGTGAACAAGGCGGGCGAGGTGGTCGATCCTGATTTTGCGGATCAATACTTTACTGCCAAGCTTCGAGCCGATCAGATGCGCCCCAAGAGAGCTTCCTGAAAGGTCTCGGTGAGCTTATGTTACTGTGTGATCATATAGTGATTTTTCTTCTTGCCTTCGAGCGTTCTTTTTTTATTTTTATTCCGCAATCTCACGATTGTTTTCATCGAAGAGCACCTGGGCTCAGCATTCCGGGAATCAGTAACACACATTGACATTAAAGGAGGAGCCTGATGGGGAACAAGACGCACGACCATGACGAGGTCATTGATAAATCGTTGAAACATGTCGATACGGAAATTCCAACCGAGGAGCAGATTCACGAGGCTGAAAAATTTGGATTCCACGGCCAGGTTCAAGCGGCAAAAATCAGGTTTGACAGATACTTTCCCGGTGTTCTGGCATCGATAACCGTTGCGGCCGCGGCTACCTTTCTCTCTGATCACTACGGCGCGCCGACGATGCTCTTCGCGCTGCTCATTGGCATGGCGTTTCGTTTTCTCTCCGAAGATGAGAGCCGGGCGCTGGTCGGCATCCAGTTCGCTTCCACCACAGTGCTTCGCATTGGCGTTGCGCTGCTCGGTATGCGCATCACCCTCGGTCAGATCCAGTCGCTTGGCGTTAAGCCGGTTGTGATGGTCTTTTTCTCGGTACTGCTCACTATTTTGTTCGGTCTGGCGCTCTCCAAAATGATGGGGCGCGGGAAACGTTTCGGCGTACTGACCGGCGGCAGCGTTGGCATCTGCGGCGCTTCCGCAGCGCTGGCTATTGCCGCCGTTTTACCCCAGGACGAGTACAGCGAGCGCAATACCATTTTCACGGTCATCAGCATCACCGCGCTGAGCACGCTGGCTATGATCGCCTATCCGGTCGTCGCTCAATGGTTCGGGCTCGACCATCAGGCCGCGGGTATTTTTCTCGGTGGTACGATTCATGACGTAGCGCAGGTGGTCGGTGCCGGTTATTCCGTATCGGAGCAGACCGGTGACACGGCGACCGTTATCAAGCTGCTCAGGGTGTCCATGCTGGTGCCGGTCGTATTTATTCTTTCACTCATTTTTCATAAGAGAAACCAGAAAGACGGAAATGCGCCCAGGCG
The nucleotide sequence above comes from Chlorobaculum tepidum TLS. Encoded proteins:
- a CDS encoding glycosyltransferase family 4 protein, translated to MKKLRIAQVSPLIESVPPKKYGGTERVVYYLTEGLVERGHEVTLFASGDSATSARLIAPVKESLRLGRKIHSTTIMHMLMLSKVYEEMAGEFDIIHSHLEYLTLPYASCSRTPTVLTMHGRLDLPDYADILKRYSSMAWVSISDSQRAPVPDINWVGTIYHGYPENLFEFNPDPEDYFLYLGRFSEEKRPDEAIRLARACKIHLKLAAKIDTADKAYFKAKVEPLLDSPYIEYVGEVGDSRKGELLRNAKALLNTIDWPEPFGLVMIEALACGTPVIVRRCGSSPEVITHGVTGFICDSQLDFIRAIHNIGTISRIACRREFEQRFTLRHMVDNYETLYRKVIAASSATDSLSSLP
- a CDS encoding YeiH family protein, which codes for MGNKTHDHDEVIDKSLKHVDTEIPTEEQIHEAEKFGFHGQVQAAKIRFDRYFPGVLASITVAAAATFLSDHYGAPTMLFALLIGMAFRFLSEDESRALVGIQFASTTVLRIGVALLGMRITLGQIQSLGVKPVVMVFFSVLLTILFGLALSKMMGRGKRFGVLTGGSVGICGASAALAIAAVLPQDEYSERNTIFTVISITALSTLAMIAYPVVAQWFGLDHQAAGIFLGGTIHDVAQVVGAGYSVSEQTGDTATVIKLLRVSMLVPVVFILSLIFHKRNQKDGNAPRRTLLPPFIIFFVLFVGINSLGVVPKPATQFINDVSRWCLVTAIGALGMKTSLKSLFEVGWKPVSIMIAETVFLAVLVLGSVVWMS
- the trxA gene encoding thioredoxin, with amino-acid sequence MSGKYFEATDQNFQAEILNSDKVALVDFWAAWCGPCMMLGPVIEELAGDYEGKAIIAKLNVDENPNTAGQYGIRSIPTMLIIKGGKVVDQMVGALPKNMIAKKLDEHIG
- the trxB gene encoding thioredoxin-disulfide reductase, which produces MDKDIRDVVIIGTGPAGYTSAIYTGRANLKPLVIEGPQPGGQLMITTDIENFPGFPEGIPGPELMGRMREQAARFGVEFQFGSITEVDVSRSPFSLMLDNGQEILARTLIIATGANAKWLGIESEEKYRGRGVSACATCDGFFFRNCRVFVVGGGDTAMEEALYLTKFASEVVLVHRREEFRASKIMSLRASKNEKITTMLNQVVDEILGDDMKVTGIRLKNVKTGELTEHACDGVFIAIGHEPNAKLFKGQLDMDDYGYILTKDHSTETSVKGVFACGDVQDFTYRQAVTAVGTGCMAAIEAERFLESIR
- a CDS encoding rhodanese-like domain-containing protein → MVRFIELVRHCLLDVREILPWDLVDRLKENPGLLILDVREPNEFDAMHIAGSLNVPRGILESACEWDFEETEPELVNARQREIVVVCRSGHRSILASHSLQVLGYENVVSLKSGLRGWNDYEEPLVNKAGEVVDPDFADQYFTAKLRADQMRPKRAS
- the dnaE gene encoding DNA polymerase III subunit alpha; the encoded protein is MEFVHLHTHTHYSMQSSPIFPGDLFAACKKQGMTAVAVTDYGAMFNMPELFGQAKKAEVKLIMGAEIYLAGTGSRDSGKPATLILLIRDDIGYRNMCVILSRAARDGFSNGLPHVDRSVLEECRDGLVCLSAAHSGLIGRALLSGNETEAANFANYYRDLYGEHFYLELQKHGAPYEEQLVPGTIRLSEQLGIPLVATNNVHYLDRRDSGCYRAMIANRTKQRLNSQNLQCLPGHENYFKSAAEMSLLFDNAHGELDNTVKIAEACSYTFINKDPHLPKFPLPEGFDSEKEYLRHLTWEGAKEKYGAADGTIPEEVKARIELELGVIEKMGYSAYFLIVSDLIAASRKMGYSVGPGRGSAAGSIIAYLTGITRIDPLKYKLLFERFLNPERISMPDIDIDFTPVGKQKVLDYTVQKYGAESVAKVVAIGTLGAKAAIRDAGRVLDVPLKAVDQLAKLVPSRPGTSLEDAFREVKELKRLVDTDPQYQQLVQYARAMEGRARNVSMHAGAVVITDGALEEQVPLYVSNKIETEERKYADEFDQNDIDGTKAESSDEKQVVTQFDKNCIEQAGLLKIDYLGLETLAVIDETLRLIKKRHGIDIDLEKVPMDDRKTFRIFQEGKMAGIFQFESSGMQSYMMRLQPTTIGDIIAMSALYRPGALNAVIDEHRNAVDLFIDRKHGREEIDYMHPMLEEILKETYGVIVYQEQVMQISQVMGRFSLGKADNLRKAMGKKDPKLMQKFKEEFVEGAASIDVNKALATRIFDLMAEFAGYGFNKSHSAAYGVLAYWTAYLKAHYTIEFITAILNSEIGDTERMKHLTDEAKGFGIFMLPPSINKSDALFSVEEHKGRPCIRVGLSAIKQVGGGARAVVAARLRRDGKPFLNLFDLTASVDLRAMNRKALECLIQAGALDEIDPNRGKLLANVDKAIKFGQIQNKAVTLGQGGFFNDDFSDGQAGVHYPDLDNAEPMPESEKLQYEKRLVGFYLSHHPLDRFRRDWEAFASLTLDKRDVTPSKLYKAIGVIVSVKPYQDRKGKQMLFGVLEDFTGKADFTVFASVYEQYHHMLKTDEVVMLSVEAEVKDGGLKLLVREVAPLKKVRSALVKKVVLRIDADDASQLGKLQQVREIFEKHKGGTPVDFEVRATIGSCNETLKLFARNTPIEADDEVLDQLEEILGPDNVRITG